In Bacillus thuringiensis, the DNA window CAAGGTGCTCAAGGTAACACAGGTGCTACTGGACCTCAAGGCGTTCAAGGTAACACAGGCGCTACTGGTGCCACTGGACCTCAAGGCGTTCAAGGTAACACGGGTGCTACTGGACCTCAAGGTGCTCAAGGTAACACAGGTGCTACTGGCGCTACCGGTGCCACTGGACCTCAAGGTGCCCAAGGTAACACGGGTGCTACTGGCGCTACCGGTGCCACTGGACCTCAAGGTGTTCAAGGTAACACAGGCGCTACTGGTGCCACTGGACCTCAAGGCGTTCAAGGTAACACGGGTGCTACTGGTGCCACTGGACCTCAAGGTGTTCAAGGTAACACGGGTGCTACTGGACCTCAGGGTGTTCAAGGTAACACGGGCGCTACTGGACCTCAGGGTGTTCAAGGTAACACAGGTGCTACTGGTGCCACTGGACCTCAAGGCATTCAAGGTAACACGGGTGCTACTGGACCTCAGGGTGCTCAAGGTAACACAGGTGCTACTGGGCCTCAAGGCGTTCAGGGCAACACTGGCGCTACTGGTGCCACTGGACCTCAGGGTACTCAAGGTAACACAGGTGCTACTGGTGCCACTGGACCTCAAGGCGTTCAAGGTAACACAGGTGCTACCGGCGCTACTGGACCTCAGGGTGCTCAAGGTAACACAGGTGCTACTGGGCCTCAAGGTGTTCAAGGTAACACGGGTGCTACTGGACCTCAGGGTGTTCAAGGTAACACGGGCGCTACTGGTGCCACTGGACCTCAGGGTACTCAAGGTAACACAGGTGCTACTGGTGCCACTGGACCTCAAGGCGTTCAAGGTAACACAGGTGCTACCGGCGCTACTGGACCTCAGGGTGCTCAAGGTAACACAGGTGCTACTGGTGCCACTGGACCTCAGGGTACTCAAGGTAACACAGGTGCTACTGGTGCCACTGGACCTCAAGGCGTTCAAGGTAACACAGGTGCTACCGGCGCTACTGGACCTCAGGGTGCTCAAGGTAACACAGGTGCTACTGGTGCCACTGGACCTCAGGGTACTCAAGGTAACACAGGTGCTACTGGTGCCACTGGACCTCAAGGCGTTCAAGGTAACACGGGCGCTACTGGTGCCACTGGACCTCAGGGTACTCAAGGTAACACGGGCGCTACTGGTGCCACTGGACCTCAGGGTACTCAAGGTAACACAGGTGCTACTGGTGCCACTGGACCTCAAGGCGTTCAAGGTAACACGGGTGCTACTGGGCCTCAAGGCGTTCAAGGTAACACGGGCGCTACTGGACCTCAGGGTGTTCAAGGTAACACAGGTGCTACTGGTGCCACTGGACCTCAAGGTGTTCAAGGTAACACGGGTGCTACTGGGCCTCAAGGCGTTCAGGGCAACACGGGCGCTACTGGTGCCACTGGACCTCAAGGTGTTCAAGGTAACACGGGCGCTACTGGGCCTCAAGGCGTTCAGGGCAACACGGGCGCTACTGGTGCCACTGGACCTCAAGGTGTTCAAGGTAACACGGGCGCGACGGGTGCTACTGGACCTCAAGGCATTCAAGGTAACACAGGTGCCACTGGACCTCAGGGTGCTCAAGGTAACACAGGTGCTACTGGACCTCAAGGTATTCAAGGTAACACAGGTGCTACTGGACCTCAAGGTGCTCAAGGTAACACGGGTGCTACTGGTGCTACCGGCGCTACTGGATCTCAAGGTGTTCAAGGTAACACAGGTGCTACCGGTGCCACTGGACCTCAGGGCATCCAAGGACCAACTGGTGCTACCGGCGCCACTGGTATAGGAGCTACTGGACCTACTGGACCTTCTGGTGGACCTACTGGACCTACCGGGCCTACTGGACCTAGCTTCCCTGTAGCAACAATTGTTGTAACAAACAACATTCAACAAACAGTACTACAATTTAATAACTTTATTTTCAGTACTGCAATTAACGTAAACAATATTATCTTTAATGGCACAGATACAGTTACAGTTATCAACGGTGGTATTTATGTAATTAGCGTATCTATTTCTACAACTGCGCCAGGATGCGCTCCTCTTGGAGTAGGCATTTCAATTAATGGAGCAGTCGCAACTGATAACTTCTCTTCAAATTTAATAGGCGACTCACTTTCATTTACTACAATCGAAACATTAGCAGCTGGTGCAAGAATTTCTGTCCAATCTACTCTTAATGAGATTACGATTCCTGCGACAGGAAATACTAACATCCGCCTTACTGTATTTAGAATCGCTTAAATTTCACTATGTATTGTTTATAGCAAATAAAAAAAGAGCGAGAAACTCGCTCTTTTTTTGTTATGTACAATAATTCATTACTACTCTAATTCAATTGAAACATTTTTTTGTGGTACAAATGTAGAAATTGCATGTTTATAAATAAGCTGTTGCTTACCTTCTGTTTCCAGTAGGACTGTAAAATTATCAAATCCTTTAATTAATCCACGAAGCTGGAAACCATTTAATAAGTACAGCGTAACAAACGTATTCTCTTTACGGAGTTGATTTAAAAACTGATCTTGAATATTGATTGATTGCTTCATGTCGAATCCTCCTCTTTTTCTCTACTTACTATTATTCGACTTTAGTTGTAACTTTCCTTCTATGTATCGTAAAATTTCTGACGTTTTTTCACCGTCTGTAACATCAAACCATGTGACATCCATCTTATTACGGAACCATGTTAATTGACGCTTTGCATAACGACGTGAATTCGTCTTTAATTGTGATACCGCTTCTTCTAAAGAGACACGATCCTCAAAATAATCATATATCTCTTTATACCCAATCGCTTGAATAGATTGACAATCTCGTATCCCGCTATTATACAATCCTTCTACTTCTTTTAATAAACCTTGGTCCATCATTATATCAACTCGCAAGTTAATGCGATCGTATAGCATTTCTCGATCCATTGTCAAGCCAATCAATGAAACATCGTATAATAACTCATTTTCTTGTTTTTCAAGTTGAGCACTCATTTTTTCACCCGTCGTGTGGAAAATTTCTAACGCTCTAATGACACGGCGTACATTATTTGCATGAATACGCTCAGCGCTTTCTGGGTCTACTTCTTGTAACTTTTTATGTACATATTCCACACCACGTTCTAATGCTAACTGTTCCATTTGTTCTCGGTATATAGTATCACCAGAATCATCCGTAAACTGATAATCGAATAAAACAGATTGTATATACAGGCCAGTTCCACCAACGATAATTGGCAATTTACCACGCTCTGTAATCTCTCGAATATGCTTACGAACACGTTCTTGAAATTCGGCAACAGAAAATGATTCTTCCGGATTTTTTATATCCACCATATAATGTGGAATTCCGTCCATCTCTTCTTTCGTCACCTTTGCAGTTCCAATATCCATCGTACGATAAATCTGCATGGAATCTCCACTTATAATTTCACCATTCAACGCTTTAGCAAGATCAATACTTAACTTCGTCTTCCCAACAGCAGTTGGTCCAATGATGACAGCAACTTTTTCACGTTGCACTTCTCCCATATCATTCAACTCTCTTTATGTGATGTACTCCATCTATTGATTATATCCAATCTTACCAATTTTAACGGCATGATTGCAAGTTCTTTCATTCCGGTACATGAAATTATAAATTAAAAAAGAACATAGTTTGTCCAATTCCGCATATACATGATTAAAAATACCTTCGAGAGGATGAGTTGACTATGAAACAATCCACCATTAATTTTTCATCTTTAACAAAAGACCTCATTTTAGCTACTGCTACAAAAGAACAAAATTGCTCACAAGAAGAATTATACTTCGCCTTAAATTGTTTGCTACGTTCTTTTCATTCTACTCTCCAAGAAACAACATTACATCCAGAAAATGAAAATACAGAATATATTCAAAATCAATTTTGCAGTGCCTATAAAATTATTACAGGTAAAACTATTTATCCTTTTCAATAATCCAAAAAGGCGGTTGCTTACATACTTTCAAGCAACCGCCTTTCATATTAATACATATCTACTACTCTATCACTTTCACTTTTACAGATTTGCGCCCCCAGTTATCAGCACTACCATCTGAACCAACTAAAACATCAATACGATTTCCTTTAATCGCACCACCAGTATCTCCAGCAATCGCTTCTCCATATCCTTCTACCCATACTTTTGATCCAAGTGGAATTACTTTAGGATCAACAGCAATGACTTTCATATTTGGATTTGCTGTTAAATCATGCCCCATCGCAGTTAATACACGACCACCATACGTACCATTCTCACTTGGGTGCGCTGTATACGCTGTCGCTTCTACTGTTATTTCACGTCCACCAGCAGGCGCACTTGTTGCAGTAGATTTCGCAACTGGTTTCGCAGTTGGCTTCTCTTTTGCCACAGGTTTACTTGCTTCTACATTCTTAACAGACTCTTTACTCTTAACTGCTTTATTATTTTTAACCGGCGTATTTACTTTTTCCGGCGCTTCTTCTTGCGTTACAACTTCTTTCTTTTCAATCACAGGTGCCGCCCCTGTTAAGAATGGCACGTGAACATATCCTGTTTTTCCATTATAGTCAAATTGTAACCATTCATTTTGAACTTGATTTGTCGTTTCAATTACATCATTTTTATTAAGTTTACCAAGAATTTCAGAGTCAGTATTCGCTCCAGCACGAACATTTAACACGCCCGCTGTTACATAATATGTACTTTTTGTAAATTCAGCACTCACAAACGCTTCTTGACCATTTAATTTAATTTTTGTCCATCCATTTTCTGTATTTACAACATCTAATTTATTTCCACTTAACATTTTACCTACAAGCTTTGATTCTACAGTTGGGTTTTCTCTAACATTTAATACGTCTGTTGTTACAATCGTTTCTGCTTTCGCAGAACCCGCAAAAATCCCAAGACCAAAAACTGCTGCCGTTGCTATACCTAATAATTTTTTCATGAATAGCCTCCATTTGCTTTGTTTTCGTATTTTCATTATAGCAACGGATTTTTAAGATTTTTAGAAAACACACAATTACAAACCATTCGTAATATACGATTAATGAGTTGTAACATAAATTTCCATATTAATGAATTACATTTCCAATAGAATTCCCAATAGTTTTCATATATTTTCCACATACAAGCACCAGAATTTTTTCCAGAAAAAATTACAGTATTACTTTTTTGTTACAAAAAAACCATATTTCATTACATCTTTTACCAAAAATCATCATTCTCCAATTATTAACCTCCTTTTTTGTAATAAAAAGGAGCAGCTAATAAAAGCTCCTCCCTTTTCATATGTTATTTAACTTTCTTTTTCCAAATCCCCATCATAAGAGCTGAAACAACTGTCCCTATCAATATCGAGAAAATATATAGCACCGGTTTATTTACTAATGCGATAACAAACAATCCACCATGCGGTGCTGGTAATGTAATTTGGAATAACATAGATAATGCACCCGCAATACTTGAACCAACAACACAACTTACTATTACTCGAATCGGATCTGCTGCTGCAAATGGAATCGCACCTTCTGTAATAAACGATGCTCCCATAATATAATTTGTTAATCCAGATTTACGTTCAGATTCAGTAAACTTCGATTTAAAGAATGTAGTTGCGAATGCAATCGCTAATGGCGGTACCATACCACCAGCCATTACTGCTGAATGAATCCCAAAGTTCTTCGCTTCTATTGCAGCAATACCAAATGTAAATGCAGCTTTATTAATCGGACCACCCATATCAATTGCCATCATAGCACCTAAAATAAGTCCTAATAATATAGCATTTGTACCATTCAAACCATTTAACCATCCTGTTAACATTTCATTCAATGCTACTACAGGCGGAATTACTACTTTTTGCATAACAACTCCTGTAATCAACAATCCAAAGACCGGATATAACAATACAGGTTTAATTCCTTCTAACTGTACTGGTAATCCCGAAAATAATCTTTTCAATCCTAAAACAACATACCCAGCTAAGAAACCAGCAATTAATCCACCTAAAAACCCAGCATTCGCATGTGCTGCTAAAAATCCACCAACAACACCAGGCATAAAACCAGGACGATCAGCAATAGAGCTCGCAATAAACCCAGCTAAAATTGGTACAAGGAATAAAAACGCCCCTGTTTTGCCTCCACCAATAGACATTAACAATTCAGCCAATGGTCCTTCTGCTTTTATACCACCAACCCAAAATGCTAGTGCGATTAAAATTCCGCCACCAACAACAAACGGAAGCATATTACTTACACCGTTCATTAAGTGCTTATAAATTCCTAATCCTTTTTCTTTCTCTGCGCTTTCTGTCTTCCCATCTTCCTTTATTCCTTTAAAGATAGGCGCGTCTTGTTTTACAGCTCGATTAAGAAGTGCTTCCGTTTTTCTAATCCCATCAGCGACTGGTACTTGAATGACATGCTTTCCAGCAAAACGGTTCATTTCTACTTGTTTATCTGCCGCGACGATAATGGCTGTTGCACGGTCAATATCCTCTTTCGTTAAACCGTTTTTTATACCTGTTGATCCGTTCGTTTCAACTTTAATTGCGATTCCTAGCTCCGCAGCTTTTGCTTTCAAGCTATCTGCAGCCATATACGTGTGAGCGATTCCAGTTGGGCAAGCCGTAACTGCTAATACGTACGGTTCATTTCCTTCTGGTTTTGCAACTTCAACCTCTTCTTCTTTTTCATTCTCTTTTTCATCAAATAAACGAAGAAGTTCCTCTTCATCCTTTGCTTCTAATAATTGCTTACGAAACCCTTCATCCATTAATAATGTAGATAGGCGCGATAATGTTTCTAAATGAGTATTATTCGCCCCTTCGCTTGCAGCAATCATAAAGAATAAATGCGCTGGCTGTCCGTCAAGTGATTCATAGTTGATACCGCTTACACTTCTACCAAAACAAATCGCTGGTTGCTTAACAGCTTTTGTTTTCGCATGAGGGATTGCAATCCCTTCTCCTATTCCAGTTGTACTTTGTGACTCTCGCTTTAAAATAGCTTCTTTAAATTCTGCTTTACTATTTAAACGATTTGCGCCGGCTAATTTCTCAACTAATTCATCTATGACAGCTTCTTTATTTGAAGCTGTCAAATTCATAATAACTGTATCCCTTTTTAATAGTTCTGTAATTTTCATATGCTGGTTCCCCCTATCGCTTAGCTACAATTACTTGCGACAATAATCCTTCTACTTTTTCTTTTTCACATAAATCAGCTGAAAATGCTGTTGCACTCCCTGTTGCAACGCCATATTGAAATGCCTTTTCAATATCTTTTGTCTGTTCATATTTACCTACAAATCCTGCAACGAGAGAATCCCCGGCCCCAACCGAATTCATTACAACACCTTTTGGAACAGTTGCTTCATATATACCTTCTGCCGTAAATAATAAAGCTCCATCTCCGGCCATTGATACGATAACGTGCTCTACACCTTGTTCGATTAATTTTCTTCCATACGGTAAAATATCTTCTACTGTTGAAATCTCTACCCCGAATAACTCACCAAGTTCATGATGATTAGGCTTTATTAAAAATGGCTTATTTTTAATTACATGTTGCAAGGCACTTCCACTCGCATCTACTACTACGCGAATGCCTTTTTCTACTCCGAACGCTGCGATTGATTCATAAAAGGCACTTGAGATAGACGCAGGTATACTTCCAGCTAGTACAACGCAATCTCCCTGCTTCATACTTTCAATTTGTTTCATTAATTGTTCAAATTGCTCATTTATCACATTAGGACCTTGCCCATTTAATTCTGTTTCTTCTTGCCCTTTTATCTTCACATTAATTCGGGAATCTCCGTCTACTTGGACGAAGTTTGTTGTTACACCTTCCGCCTGTAATACATCTTTAATAAATTGACCGGTAAATCCACCAGTAAATCCAAGCGCTACATTTTCAACACCTAAACGATGAAGAACGCGAGAAACATTAATCCCTTTCCCTCCAGGAAACTTCATATCTTTCTCTGTTCGATTTACTGCGCCTAAATCGAAGGAATTAACTTGTACTACATAATCAATAGATGGGTTTAAAGTAACTGTATAGATCATTGTTTATCAGCCTCAATTACATTGGTTTGTCTTTTATATTTTTCTAAATCAATTTCTAAATAGTTTGTAATAATATTTGCCTCTTCAACATTTGCAATTTTCGCAAACGCAACTTCTGAAAACTTACTTTCATCAATTAAGAAATATCCTTCGTTCGCTAATGTTAATGCCATTTGTTTTAAAAGTGCCTCTTCTGGATCTGGAGTAGTAAAACCAAGCTGTTCATGTACACCATTCGCTCCTAAAAAACATTTATCAAAACGGTACTTCTGCATACTTTCCTGTGCCATAGCACCAATTAAAGCTTTCGTCCTACTTTTCATCATCCCGCCTAGTAAATATGCACGAATATTATTTTCAACTAAAGCTTCAATATGCATAAGTCCATTCGTAACGACAGTAACATCTTTATTTATTAAAAATGGAATCATTTCAAATGTTGTACTTCCTGCATCTAAATAAATGCAATCACCTTGTTCAACAATGCTAGCCGCATGCTTCGCAATTTGTTGTTTTATTTGAATATTTTTGGATGATTTTTCAACCATCGTCGGCTCTTGTCCTTTTCCTGTTAAAACAGCCGCACCACCGTGAACCCTTTTTAATAACCTTTGCTTTTCCAATTGTGCTAAATCACGACGAATTGTTGATTCAGAGCTTTCTGTTCTTTCCACTAATTGCTGTAATTTAACAACCTTCTGCTCTTTTACAAGTTGCAATATCATTTGATGACGTTCAGGAGTTAACATTTTATTCACCTCTTCTTTGATTACAGTATAATGAAAACGATCACAAAAATCAACCACAAACATTCATAAATAACCAAAAACAATCACAAACGATTATAAACAACAAAAAAACCTATTTGATATAACAATCAAATAGGTTTTTTTGTTGTTTATAAAGAAGCTTTATATATGCTTAAAACATCTTCTTTATTTAATTTTTTAAAGTTACCAAATTCACCATAAGCCATCGCTTTATCAGCCATTAAATCAATTTCATTTTCTCCAATAGCATAATCAGCTAATGTTAGCGGCGCCTCAATTGAAGTCCAAAATTGACGTAACGCCTCAATTCCTTCTAACGCAATTTCTTGATCAATCTTTCCATCTGTTTCTACATCGAATACACGAATAGCGAACTGTTTAAAACGACTTACATTTTCATTTACAACATGCTTCATCCAGTTCGGGAATAAAATTGCAAGGCCGCCTCCATGTGGTATATCATGAACCGCAGAAACTGCATGCTCAATATTGTGAGTTGCCCAGTCTCCTTTTACTCCCATCGCTAAAATTCCATTTAACGCCATCGTTCCGCAATATAAAATTGTTTCCCTATGCTCATAATTTTCTAGATCATTTAACAGCTTAGGAGCTGTTTCAATTACTGTTCTTAAAACAGATTCACAATAACGATCTTGTAATTCTGTATTTGTTCCATGATGGAAATATTGTTCTAATACATGTGACATAATATCTACCATACCATAAATCGTTTGATCTCTCGGCACAGATGCAGTATGAACTGGATCTAAAATTGAAAACTGAGGGAATGTAACTGGGCTTCCCCATCCATACTTTTCATTCGTTTCCCAGTTTGTAATTACCGATCCTGCATTCATTTCAGACCCTGTTGCTGCAAGAGTAAGAACAGTACCAAATGGTAACGCCTCGCTAGCAAATGCTTTTTTCGTTACAATGTCCCATACATCTCCATCGTACTTACTACCTGCGGCAATTGCTTTTGTACAGTCGATTACACTTCCTCCTCCAACTGCTAAAATAAAGTCGACTCCATTATCTTTACAAATTTGAATCCCTTTCTTTACGGTTGATACACGAGGATTCGGTTCAACGCCTGTCAATTCAAATACTTCTGCATTTATATCTTTTAAAATAGATAGTACATTATCATAAATACCATTTCTTTTAATGCTGCCTCCCCCATATACGAGAAGAACTTTTTTACCGAACTGTGGAATTTCAGTTTTTAACTGTTCTAATTGACCTTTACCGAAAATAAGTTTCGTTGGATTACGAAATACAAAATTTTGCATACTTCTTTACCATCCCTTCTATATGAAAAGCAACTATACTTTTGTATACCATATTTTTTTCATTTCACAAAAATATTTGCCTAATAAAAAGATCCCAGCCTACAGGCTGAGATCTTTTTATTGGTAATAAGGTGAGATCATTAAGTAAACAATAACACCAGATAAACTTACATATAACCAAATCGGCATCGTCCAACGTACAATTTTACGATGACGTGTTAATTGATTTGTAAAACCAAATACAAGTGCAAACAATGCAAGTGGTACAATAATAGCCGCCAGGATAATATGTGTAATTAAAATAATGAAGTACACATATTTAATGAATCCTTCCCCACCAAAATGTGTTGCCGGCGCCAAGTAATGATACGATAAATAAGAAACACAAAATAGCAACGTCGTTGTAAATGCTGCCAGGATGAAACCACGGTGCATTTTCACATTCTTCTTAATAATAGAGTATAAAGCTGCTAATAAGAATACGAACGTAAAGCTATTAAAAATTGCATTTAACATTGGTAAAATTGTTACATCAAAATGTACTTCTCCTTCATAGCCAACAGGTCCAAAGAACAAAAATAAAATAATCGCATTTACAATTACAGAAAGCGTTATCACAATAGGAGCATAGCTTTTCTGATTAGTTGATTGATCCACCAAAATGGTCACTCCTCTTCCTTCAAATATGTATACGTAACCTCACTATTTTAACATATTATTCACAGTGTAAATGTGACAATAGTTTGACACAGTAAGACAGAGCAAAGAAAAAAACCCTTCTTAATAAAACTTCTTAAGAAGGATTTTATCGCTTTATTATTTAAATAGCAATGTAATTAGTTTTTGTTAAAAAACGTATTGCTATATGCTTGATAAATTTCAGATACTTGATATCCCATTAAAGAAATTGCTGTTAATGAAAAGAAACCAATCATAAGAAATCGAAACCACATATAAATCTCCTCCTTGTATTTAGCCTATAAAGCAGACGCTATATTACAAGTTGAGTGGTACTCTTCATCGTCACTTTCCTTTTTCTTTACAATTGCTGTTATAAATCGAATCATAAAGAAAATTACAAAAGGAAATTGTTCGTAATTTACCTTGGCATAGTTTGGCAACGGCTCGCGCTGCACATCGAACGGAGATGAGAAGGAATAGAACATACCTTGCTCTTCCATATATACAATTACAATTTTCATACAAAACATTATTCCTAGAAACGAAACAATATCTTGCCATTCTGTCGTATATAACAAGTTATACAGCTCTAATACGTACTCTTCCATCGTCATCCCCCTTTCCTTTTTTACCATTTTGCTCGCCTTTATAAAAAAAGTCAAGAAAAAAGTTTATATTCACTATGACAATAGTAATTACTTGTTTCTATGATTATATATGATTCTTTTATAGCAATGATTGGGTGTAACTCTCTTCTAAAACAAGAAATTAGAATCGAACAGATTCTTCATTTTTACTTTTAGGATTCAACACTGTACTATTTTTGTTTCTATTGAAAATAAAATAAGAAATTATTATAAGAACAGTAACTAGCATCGTTAATAGTGCCTGTGAACGTAAAGATTCAATTGCGAGCATTGCAACTAAAACTGCTATAATCGCAGCAATTGTAACGTATGTTACGTACGGAAAAAACCACATTTTCACTTTCAAATTTTGTTGTTCCGCTTTCCCCATTTTTTTACGTATCTTGAAATGAGAAATTGCTATAACGAGATAAACGAGTAACGCAATCCCGCCAGATGCATTCACTAAAAATAAAAATACTTTATCTGGAGATATGTAACTAAAAACAACTCCGATGTAAGCAAAGAAAGTTCCAAATAAAACCGCCCGAACTGGAACACCACTACTATTCAATTTCAAAAATGCCTTTGGCGCATCTCCTCTTTCTGCCATTGAAAAAAGCATTCTTGAGTTCGTATATAAACCCGAATTCAAACAAGAAAGTACAGCTGTTAAAACGATAAAATTCATAATTTGTGCTGCCGCTGGTATTCCTATATGTTCAAGCACCGCTACAAACGGGCTTTTTAGTATGTTCGCCGAATTCCACGGAAGAAGTGTAACAACTACAGCGATTGATCCAATGAAAAATACGAGAATACGCCAAATTACACTATTTGTTGCTGTTTTTACTGCCTTTACAGGTTCGGCAGACTCTCCAGCGGCCACTGCAACAATCTCAGATCCCATAAATGAAAATATAACGACGGTGATTCCAAGTAGCACCGAATTTATACCATTTGGCATAAATCCTCCTTGTCCTACTAAATTCGAAGTACCAGGTGCTTCCGTTCCTGGTACAAATCCTAAAATAACAGCTAGTCCAAGACAAAGGAATAAAACAATACTTATTACTTTGATAAATGAAAACCAATATTCAAATTCTCCAAATGATTTCACCGAGAAAACATTCGTCAACGTTAATAAAATCGTTAATATTAAGCTTAATAACCAGAGTGGGATTTCTGGAATCCAGTATTGAATAATACCAGCACCTGCTGTAGCTTCTATTGCAATAACAATTACCCAGAAAAACCAATATAGCCACCCAATTGTATAACCTGCCCATGGACCAATTGCCTCTCTTGCATATGTTGCAAATGAACCACTTGTCGGATTAATAGCTGCCATTTCTCCTAGCATTCTCATAACGAAAATAACTAGAAGTCCTGCTAATGCATATGAAACGATAGAGCCTGGACCTGCTGAATGCACAACCGCACCACTTCCAACAAACAAACCAGCTCCTATTACGCCACCAATTGAGATCATTGTTATATGGCGTATTTTGAGGTCTTTCTTAAGATTTTTATCCAACTCTTGTACATCCCCTTCCAAACTTAATTTTGAAATTTATGTAAGAGTATTATGCGAAAAATCTTGTCCTATACTTTAAAATATATCAAAATATTCTGAATTTAACAATCGTAATCCGACCTCCTTCAGAAATTATTACATTAGGTTTAATAATTTTCCATATACAATTGTTGAGAAAATTATAGTCACCTTACAAAAGAATGAATTTTCAGATATCATTAAATAAACAAGATTATACATCTAGACAACTTTTTGTATAGGAGTGTTGATATGTTAAACAAGTTCAAATTCATTTGTTGTACTTTAGTAATTTTCTTACTGCTACCGCTAGCTCCCTTTCAAGCACAAGCAGCAAACAATTTAGGATCAAAATTACTCGTTGGATACTGGCATAACTTTGATAACGGTACTGGCATTATTAAATTAAAAGACGTTTCACCAAAATGGGATGTAATCAATGTATCTTTCGGTGAAACTGGTGGTGATCGTTCCACTGTTGAATTTTCTCCTGTGTATGGTACGGATGCAGAATTCAAATCAGATATTACTTATTTAAAAAGTAAAGGAAAGAAAGTGGTTCTTTCAATAGGTGGACAAAATGGGGTCGTTTTACTTCCTGATAATACCGCTAAGCAACGTTTTATTAATTCCATACAATCTCTAATTGATAAATACGGTTTTGATGGAATAGATATTGACCTTGAATCAGGAATTTACTTAAACGGAAATGACACTAATTTCAAAAACCCAACGACTCCTCAAATCGTAAATCTTATTTCAGCTATTCGGACAATCTCAGATCATTATGGTCCGAATTTTCTATTAAGCATGGCTCCTGAAACAGCTTATGTTCAAGGTGGTTATAGCGCATATGGAAGCATCTGGGGTGCATATTTACCGATTATTTACGGGGTGAAAGACAAACTAACATACATTCACGTTCAACACTACAACGCTGGTAGC includes these proteins:
- a CDS encoding chitinase produces the protein MLNKFKFICCTLVIFLLLPLAPFQAQAANNLGSKLLVGYWHNFDNGTGIIKLKDVSPKWDVINVSFGETGGDRSTVEFSPVYGTDAEFKSDITYLKSKGKKVVLSIGGQNGVVLLPDNTAKQRFINSIQSLIDKYGFDGIDIDLESGIYLNGNDTNFKNPTTPQIVNLISAIRTISDHYGPNFLLSMAPETAYVQGGYSAYGSIWGAYLPIIYGVKDKLTYIHVQHYNAGSGIGMDGNNYNQGTADYEVAMADMLLHGFPVGGNANNIFPALRSDQVMIGLPAAPAAAPSGGYISPTEMKKALDYIIKGIPFGGKYKLSNQSGYPAFRGLMSWSINWDAKNNFEFSNNYRTYFDAIPLQK
- the gabP gene encoding GABA permease; the protein is MDKNLKKDLKIRHITMISIGGVIGAGLFVGSGAVVHSAGPGSIVSYALAGLLVIFVMRMLGEMAAINPTSGSFATYAREAIGPWAGYTIGWLYWFFWVIVIAIEATAGAGIIQYWIPEIPLWLLSLILTILLTLTNVFSVKSFGEFEYWFSFIKVISIVLFLCLGLAVILGFVPGTEAPGTSNLVGQGGFMPNGINSVLLGITVVIFSFMGSEIVAVAAGESAEPVKAVKTATNSVIWRILVFFIGSIAVVVTLLPWNSANILKSPFVAVLEHIGIPAAAQIMNFIVLTAVLSCLNSGLYTNSRMLFSMAERGDAPKAFLKLNSSGVPVRAVLFGTFFAYIGVVFSYISPDKVFLFLVNASGGIALLVYLVIAISHFKIRKKMGKAEQQNLKVKMWFFPYVTYVTIAAIIAVLVAMLAIESLRSQALLTMLVTVLIIISYFIFNRNKNSTVLNPKSKNEESVRF